From the genome of Deltaproteobacteria bacterium, one region includes:
- a CDS encoding M28 family peptidase — MNIFNKLLKSVLSILLTVLVICSALVAAVWLVIAQPTWEKNNPSDKRVDAKRLEKHVRTLSEEFHPRNYRNVKNLNRTAAYIMDHFNKAGARFTSFQEFKRMGNTYKNVIAHFGPDEGQRIIVGAHYDTVIGTPGADDNTSGVAGLIELAYLLGISPIKGHIELVAYTLEEPPFFATNHMGSAVHAEFLAAEEIEVKLMISLEMIGYFTDEEDSQIFPMPLLKLIYPSRGNYILIVSNLNQREITKKVKSLMRGTTNLPVHSINAPSIIAGVDFSDHRNYWNNGYEAVMVTDTSFYRNRAYHKENDSAGRLDYEKMAKVVIGIFETLKRLNNK; from the coding sequence ATGAATATTTTCAATAAACTACTCAAAAGCGTCCTCTCCATCCTCCTTACTGTCCTCGTCATCTGTTCGGCTTTAGTTGCCGCAGTCTGGTTAGTCATCGCTCAACCAACATGGGAAAAAAATAATCCATCCGACAAAAGAGTCGATGCCAAAAGACTGGAAAAACATGTGCGAACCCTGTCGGAAGAATTTCATCCAAGGAACTACAGGAATGTTAAAAACCTGAACCGTACTGCTGCTTACATTATGGATCACTTTAATAAAGCTGGAGCTAGATTCACTTCATTTCAGGAATTTAAAAGAATGGGCAATACCTATAAAAACGTTATTGCCCACTTCGGCCCTGATGAGGGCCAAAGAATTATTGTAGGCGCTCATTATGATACAGTGATCGGCACACCGGGCGCCGATGATAATACCAGCGGTGTAGCTGGCCTGATAGAGTTAGCCTATCTTTTAGGGATAAGTCCGATAAAGGGCCATATTGAGCTTGTCGCTTATACCCTGGAAGAACCACCTTTCTTTGCCACCAATCACATGGGAAGCGCTGTTCACGCTGAATTTTTAGCAGCAGAGGAAATTGAAGTCAAACTCATGATCTCACTGGAAATGATCGGTTATTTTACAGATGAGGAAGACAGCCAGATTTTCCCCATGCCCCTTCTAAAACTCATATATCCGTCCAGGGGTAACTACATCCTTATCGTCAGCAATCTCAATCAGCGGGAAATTACAAAAAAGGTTAAAAGTTTAATGAGAGGAACAACAAACCTGCCTGTACATTCTATTAATGCACCTTCCATAATAGCAGGGGTTGATTTTTCGGATCACAGGAACTACTGGAACAACGGATATGAGGCTGTCATGGTGACTGACACCTCCTTTTACCGGAACAGGGCCTACCATAAAGAAAATGATTCCGCCGGCAGACTGGATTATGAAAAGATGGCAAAAGTAGTAATCGGAATATTCGAAACCTTAAAAAGACTTAATAACAAATAA